The DNA window ACCGCTTCCGCGCGGTCAACGACACCCTCGGCCACCTGGCGGGGGACCGGCTGCTGCTGCAGATCGCCGACCGGCTGCGCCAGGCCCTGCCCGAGGACGCCGAGGCCGCCCGGCTCGGCGGGGACGAGTTCGCCGTCCTGCTGCCCGTCGCCGACTCCACCACCAGCGCCCAGCGGATCGCCCGCCACCTGGTCGCGGAGCTCAGCTCCCCGCTGGACCTGGACGGCCTCACGCTCGTCCTGGAGGCCAGCGCCGGCCTCGCCGTCTTCCCCGACCACGCCCTGGACGCCGAGGGGCTGCTGCGCCGCGCCGACGTGGCGATGTACCAGGCGAAGCGCGACCGCACCGGCGTGGAGGTGTACGAGTCCAAGCGGGACAGCAACACCCCCGACCGGCTCGGCCTGCTCGGCGATCTGCGCCGAGCCCTCGACGCCGGCGAAGTGGAACTCCACTACCAGCCGAAGGTCCGCTTCGACGGGCAGGTGGCCGGGCTCGAAGCCCTGGTGCGGTGGGTGCATCCGGAACGCGGGCGGGTGTCCCCGGACGAGTTCATCGCGATCGCCGAGACCTCCGGGCTGATGCCGCACCTGACGGAGTACGTCCTGGAGACGGCCCTCGCGCAGGTGGCGCGGTGGCGGGCCCAGGGGCTGAAGGTGCCGGTGGCCGTCAACGTCTCGCCGCGCGACGTCCACACCCCCGGCTTCGCGGGAGCGGTGGCCGCGCGGCTGGCCCGGCACGGGGTGCCGGCGAGCGGGCTGCAGCTGGAGATAACAGAGCACGTGCTGCTGGAGGACCCCCAGCGGGCGGCGGACACCATGGCCGGGCTCACGGGGCACGGCGTGAAGATGTCCCTGGACGACTTCGGCACCGGCTACTCCTCGCTGGTCCACCTGCGGCGCCTGCCGGTGAGCGAGCTCAAGATCGACCGGTCGTTCGTGGGCCGGCTCGCCGTCGACGCGCAGGACGCGGAGATCGTCCGCTGCACGGTCGACCTCGCGCATTCGCTGGGCCTGCTGGTGGTCGCCGAGGGCGTGGAGGACGACGAGACGTGGGAGCGGCTGCGGGACCTGGGCTGCGACGCGGTGCAGGGGTGGCTGGTCGCCGCCGCGATGCCTCCGCAGGAGGCCACCGCGTGGCTCCTCGCCCGGGGCGAACGCGGGTGGCGCCGGCCGGCCGACATCTCGGCGGAACTGGCCGCGGCCGAGGCCGACGCGCTCTGACCCCGGCGGGATCGCCGCCGGTCGGGCTCCGCCCCGGGTCCGGCGCCTCGATCGGGTGCGGGGCCGGGCCCCGCAGGCGGGCGGGATGCGGACCGCGGGCCCGAGCCTCGGCGCAGCCGGTCGGCGCGGCGCCGCTGCTGGGGCTCCGCCCCGGGCCCCGCGCCTCAAACGCCGGCGGGGCTGATGCCGCTCCTGCCGCCTGCCAGGTGCGGGGGGCGCCTGCCCGGCGCAGCCGAGGCGTATCCAGCCCCGCCGGTGTTTGAGGCGCGGGGGTGCGGGGCGGAGCCCCGGGTATGGGGCCGCGCCGGCGATCGGGCCCGGCCCCGGCGCGCCGCGGTTTCCGGCCGCGCCGGCGATCGAGGCGGACGGTCGGGCCGCGCTCGGGGCAAACCGTTTCGCAGGCCGGGGGCCGGGCCCCATAGGATTGGGCCCGAACCTACACATCCACCCACCCCCAGAGGATCGCTGCATGCCTGGCATTACGCGCGAGGAGGTCGTCCACCTCGCTCGGCTGGCGCGCCTTGAGCTGTCCAGCAACGAGCTGGATCACTTCGCCGGACAGCTCGGCGACATCATCGGCGCGGTCGCCCGCGTCTCCGAGGTCGCCGACCAAGACGTCCCGCCGACCTCCCACCCGCTGCCCCTGACCAACGTCATGCGCGCGGACGAGGTCCGTCCCTCGCTCACCCCCGAGCAGGCGCTCTCCGGCGCTCCCGCCCAGGAGCAGCAGCGATTCAAGGTGCCGCAGATCCTGGGGGAGGACTAACAGCCATGGTCGACATCATCAAGCTCACGGCAGCCCAGACCGCCGAGAAGATCGCCTCCGGCGAGCTCACGGCCGTCGAGGTCACCGAGGCCCACTTGGCCCGCATCGACGCGACGGACGAGAAGGTCCACGCCTTCCTGTACGTCGACCGCGAAGGCGCCCTCGCCCAGGCCCGCGCCGTCGACGCCAAGCGCGCCGCCGGCGAGAAGCTCGGCCCGCTGGCCGGCGTACCGCTCGCCCTCAAGGACATCTTCACCACCGTCGGGGTCCCGACCACCGTCGGTTCGAAGATCCTGGAAGGCTGGATCCCGCCCTACGACGCCACCCTGACGCGCAAGCTGAAGGAAGCCGACGTCGTCATCCTCGGCAAGACCAACATGGACGAGTTCGCCATGGGGTCGTCGACGGAGAACAGCGCCTACGGCCCGACCGGCAACCCCTGGGACCTCACCCGGATCCCCGGCGGCTCCGGCGGCGGCTCCGCGGCCGCGCTCGCCGCGTACCAGGCGCCCCTCGCCATCGGCACGGACACCGGCGGCTCCATCCGCCAGCCCGCCGCCGTCACCGGCACCGTCGGCGTGAAGCCCACCTACGGCGGCGTCTCCCGCTACGGCATGGTGGCCTTCTCCTCCTCCCTCGACCAGGGCGGCCCCTGCGCCCGCACGGTCCTGGACGCCGCGCTGCTCCACGAGGTCATCGCCGGCCACGACCCGCTCGACTCCACCTCCATCGACGCCCCGGTCCCGCCGGTCGTCGAGGCCGCGCGGGGCGGCTCCGTCGCCGGCATGCGCGTCGGTGTGGTCAAGCAGTTCGCCGGCGAGGGCTACCAGGCCGGTGTCGTCCAGCGCTTCAACGAGTCGGTGGAGCTCCTCAAGGAGCTCGGCGCCGAGATCGTCGAGCTGGACTGCCCCTCCTTCGACCTCGCGATGGCCGCGTACTACCTGATCGCGCCGTCCGAGTGCTCCTCGAACCTGGCCCGCTTCGACGCCATGCGCTACGGCCTGCGCGTCGGCGACGACGGCACCAGGTCCGCCGAGGACGTCACCGCCCTGACCCGCGAGGCCGGCTTCGGCGACGAGGTCAAGCGCCGCGTCATCCTGGGCACGTACGCGCTCAGCTCCGGCTACTACGACGCGTACTACGGCTCCGCCCAGAAGGTCCGCACGCTCATCACCAAGGACTTCGAGAAGTCCTTCGAGCAGGTCGACGTGATCGTCTCCCCGACGACCCCGACCACCGCCTTCCCGATCGGCGAGCGCACCGACGACCCCCTCGCCATGTACCTCGCGGACCTGTGCACCATCCCGACCAACCTGGCCGGCAACGCCGCCATGTCGCTCCCCTGCGGCCTGGCGCCGGAGGACGGCCTCCCCGTCGGGCTCCAGATCATCGCCCCCGCGATGAAGGACGACCGGCTGTACAAGGTCGGCGCGGCCGTCGAGGCCGCCTTCGTCGCCCGCTGGGGTCACCCGCTGCTTGAGGAGGCACCGTCGCTGTGAGCACCCGCGCACTGTCCAAGGCCAAGGGCTTCAAGAAGTCCAGGACCGGGACCTACCTGTCGATCGGCACCACCGCCTTCGGCGCCATCAGCGTGGTCAAGCAGGCCAAAATGGCCCGCACCGACAACGACATGCTGAAGCTGGTCGACGCCGTCGTGTCCGCCGCCGCCATCGTCACCGGCCTCGCGATCCTGTACCGCGAGCTGAAGCGCCTGGGCGACGACGACGTCCTGCTGGGCTGAGAGGGAAAGTTTCACCGTGACCACCTTCACCGAACTGATGTCGTACGAGGACGCCCTCGCGTCGTACGACCCCGTCATGGGCCTCGAGGTCCATGTCGAGCTCGGCACCAGGACCAAGATGTTCTGCGGCTGTTCCACCGAGCTGGGCGCCGAGCCCAACTCGCAGACCTGCCCCACCTGCCTCGGTCTGCCCGGCTCCCTGCCGGTCGTCAACGCGATCGGCGTCGAGTCCGCCATCAAGATCGGTCTCGCGCTGAACTGCGAGATCGCCGAGTGGTGCCGCTTCGCCCGGAAGAACTACTTCTATCCGGACATGCCGAAGAACTTCCAGACCTCCCAGTACGACGAGCCCATCGCCTTCAACGGCTACCTGGACGTCCAGCTGGAGGACGGCGAGATCTTCCGCGTGGAGATCGAGCGCGCCCACATGGAGGAGGACACCGGCAAGTCGCTGCACGTCGGCGGCGCCACCGGCCGTATCCACGGCGCGTCCCACTCGCTGCTGGACTACAACCGCGCCGGCATCCCGCTCATCGAGATCGTCACCAAGCCGATCGAGGGCGCGGGCGTACGGGCCCCCGAGGTCGCCAAGGCGTACGTCGCCGAGCTGCGCGAGGTCATCAAGGCGCTCGGCGTCTCCGAGGCCCGCATGGACAAGGGCCAGATGCGCTGCGACGTGAACCTGTCGCTGCGTCCGACCCCCGAGTCCGAGTTCGGCACCCGCAGCGAGACGAAGAACGTCAACTCGCTGCGCTCCGTCGAGCGCGCCGCCCGCTTCGAGATCCAGCGCCACGCGGCCGTGCTGAGCGGCGGAGGCTCGATCGTGCAGGAGACCCGGCACTTCCACGAGGAGGACGGTTCCACCACGGCCGGCCGCATCAAGGACAACGCCGAGGACTACCGGTACTTCCCGGAGCCCGACCTGGTCCCCGTCGCCCCGGCCCGCACGTGGGTCGAGGAACTGCGCGCCGGTCTGCCCGAGATGCCGCGCGTGCGCCGCAACCGGCTCCGCGAGGAGTGGGGCGTCAGCGAGCACGACATGCAGTCGATCCTCAACGCGGGCGCGGTGGACTCCATCGTCGCCACGATCGAGGCGGGTGCCGACTCGGCCGCCGCGCGCAAGTGGTGGATGGGCGAGCTGGCCCGCAACGCCAACGAGCAGGGCGTCGTCGTCGACGAGCTGCCGATCACCCCGGCGCAGGTCGCCCGGGTCGCGGCGCTGGTCGCCGCGGGCGAGCTGAACGACAAGCTGGCCCGCCAGGTCCTCGAAGGCGTCCTCGCCGGCGAGGGCACCCCGGACGAGGTCGTCGAGAAGCGCGGTCTGAAGGTCGTCTCGGACGAGGGCGCGCTCGGCGCGGCCGTGGACGAGGCCATCGCGGGCAACGCGGCCATCGCCGACAAGATCCGCGGCGGCAAGATCGCGGCCGTCGGCGCCCTGGTCGGCGCGGTCATGAAGACCACCCGCGGCCAGGCCGACGCGGCGCGCGTCAAGGAGCTCATCCTGGAGCGCCTGGGCGTCTGCGAGTAGCAGCCCGGCCGAGCAGGTGTAACGCGGCGGCCCCGCACCGGAATCCCGGTGCGGGGCCGTCTGCCGTTCCCTGGCGGCCCCGCGGGCGGGCGCCTCGGCGCCCGAGGGACGGAGAAGCGAGGGCGATCACCTCTCGTACCGCGCCCCCGGCCCAAGGGCGGAGCCGGCCCGGCTGTCAGACCGACGCCGACGCGGCCCGCGGGTCGTAGACGGCCAGGAGGGCCTTCTTCGCCGGGAGGTAGACCTCGGGCAGGTCGATCTCCGGGAGTTCGATCTCGACGCCGGGGGCGAAGCCGTTGCGCTCCAGTACCGCGATGGCCTTCTCGTTGCGGGCGTCCGGCTCGGCGATCACGCGGCGCGCCTTGCAGACGGAGAAGAGGAAGCCGAGGAAGACCTCCAGCAGGGCGGTGGTGAACCCGTGCACCGCCGCGCCTTTGCCGGGGCCGATGAGCAGGTGCACGCCGACGTCCCCGGGCTGGACCTCGTAGCACTCGCTGACCCGGTCCTCGGCGCAGTCGTACGTCTGGAACAGCGCGACCTGTTCGCCGTCACGGCTGACCATGAACGCGTGGTGCGTGGTGCGGCGGTCGACGTCCTCGTAGATCTCCTGGACGAGTTCGCGGCTGGCCTCGCCCATGCCCCAGAAACGGGCCCGCTCCTGCGTGACCCAGCTGTGGATCAGGGCGGAGTCGGCGGCCGGGTCGACGGGGGTGACGGTGACCGTGCCGAAGCCCTCGACGAGTTGGCTGTACACGGGCTGTCTGGTGGAGGTCATGCGGATTCCTTGGTGAGACGGGTCCAGTCGGTGACGACGGGGACGAGTTCGCAGCGGGCCCAGAGGGGGAGCTGGTCGCGGTGGTGGGGTGAGCCGGGGACGCCGTCGGCGCCCAGCGGGACCGCCCAGAGGCTGTCCTCCCGGCGGGCCAGGTCCCAGACGTAGCGGGCCGCCGACGCGCGGGCGGTGAGGTCGGTGAACCCGGGGACGGAGGAGGTGGCGTTCACGCAGTCGTGGTCGCCGCCGAGGCCGGGCCACTCGGCCTCCGGGTCCGGCAGCGCCGACCAGGGGGCGAGGCGGTGGACCTGTGACCAGGGCGCGTCGGGGGCGCCGGCCGAGGCCGTCTCCTCCAGGGCGGCCCGCACGTGCGCGGCGCGGTCGAGGCCGGGCAGGAGGGAGGTGGTGAGCAGGCCTTCGAGGGCGTAGCCGATCCGGGGGACCAGGTACAGCCAGGGGTGGAACACCTCGGGGCCGGCGGGGGCGCCGGCCAGGTCCGCGAAGACGGGGTCGGCGGCGAGACGGCGTACGGTCGCGGTGCGGAAGGCAGAGAAGACGGTGGCGTCGGTGCTGTCGGCCGCCATGTGACGGTCCCACGCCAGCAGCCGGGCGCGCAGGTCCGCCGCGGCGGGGGAGAGCCCGTCGAGCGCCGGTAGCAGGGCGAGCAGCGGCTCGGCGGAGGCCAGGCGCGTGTCCCCGTGGACGTCGGCCATCGCCTTCGGCGACCAGTCGGCGGAGCCGCTGAGCAGCTCGCGGATGCGGTTGGCGCGGTGCGGGGGCGCGAACTCCACGCCGAGCGGGGAGGCGATGCCGCGGGCGTTCGCCATGACGGCGAAGCCCTGCACGGGCTCGACGGGGGTTTCGGCCCAGCCCCGCCAGTCGTGGCCCCGGTCCCAGGCGGGTACCGGGCGCAGCCGGTTGGTGTTGTCGCGCAGCGGCACGGCGCCCGCGACGCGGTGCAGCAGGCCCCCCTCGGAGTCGGCGGCGTGGACGACGTTGACGGGCTCCGCCCAGCCGTCGAAGGCGCGGTCGATGTCGGCGACGGTGCGGGCGCGCAGCAGGGCGGGCAGTACGGCGAAGCCGAGGTCCTCGCGGACGCGGGGCGGGTAGCGCAGCGAGAGGGTCCGGCCGCCCTCGTTGACGATGACCGGGCCTCGGGCGGTCTCCAGGACCTCGACCTCGACGGTGGTCGCGGGCGCGCCCTCGCCGCCCGCCACGGTGATGGCCTCGGTGTGCCGGGCGACCGCTTCCCAGACGCCGTCCGGGCCGAGCGCCTCGAGGCCGGGGCCCTCGCCGCGCAGCTGTTCGGTGTACAGGTCCTGGTAGTCGGCCATCGCATTGGTGATGGCCCAGGCGGCGGAGCCGGTGTGGCCGAAGTGGGCGAGGCCCGGGACGCCGGGGACGGCCAGGCCGAGCACGTCGTATTCCGGGCAGGAGAGACGTATCTGCTGGTAGACGCCCGGGTCCTCGATGAACCGGTGCGGGTCGCCCGCGATGATCGCCGCGCCGGTGGCGGTGCGGTCGCCCGGCACCAGCCAGCCGTTGCTGCCGGCGGTGCCGGGGCCGTCGGTGGCGAAGAGGGTGGCCGCGTCCTCGCCGAGGGCCCGGGCCACGCGGTCGCGCCACAGCTTGGTGGCGAAGCCGGCGAACAGGATGTGCGTCGCGGTCCAGATCGCGAGCGGGACCCAGGGCTCCCAGGGGGTGGGGCTCAGGCCGGTGCGCGCGAAGCGCTCGTCGCGGGCGGCGCCGGCGCCGAGCCCGTCGTTGACGCCGTCGACGTACGCGCGGACCCAGCGGGCGGTCCCGGGGTCCTCCGCGTCCAGGGCCGCGTAGCAGCGGCGGGCGGTGTCGTCGATCCGGCTCTGGCGGGCGAACCGGTCCCATGCCACGCAGTCCGCGCCGAGGAAGGAGGCGCTGGAGCCCTGGGCGCGGTGGCGTTCGACCTCCAGCTGCCAGGCGCGGTCGAGCGCGGTGACACGGCCTTGGGCGTAGGCGAGGGCGAGGGCGTCGGCGGCGCGGAGGTGGGGGATGCCCCAGGGGTCGCGGAAGACTTCGTGGGTCCCGTACGCTTCGCGGGCCCCGTGGACACCGCCGGGAGCCTGGTCGTCGCTGCTCGCACTGCTCTCGCTGGTCACACTGCTCACACTCTTCCCCATAGTGCATTAGGTTAGGCTGACCTAACTATAAGGGTGTCAGGGGAGGGGCTGGACATGGCGGTCGTCAAAGGCTGGGAGGGCGTGGTCCTCAAGCTGCTCAGGGGTAAGGACTTCACGTTCACGGTGACGGGTGCGGAAGACGTCACGGAGCACTACCGCCGGGTGTACTTCACGGACGGCGGGCTGCTGGCCGCCGCCGGGGAGTCGCTGCATCCGACGATGTGGGTGCGCGTGTGGTTCGAGGGCGCGGGCAAGCCGCACCAGCGCGCCTACACCCTGGTGGACCCCGACCCGGAAGCGGGCACCTTCTGCTTCGAGTTCGCCCTGCACGACGGCGTCGCCAGCGCCTGGGCGCGCGCCGCCAGGCCGGGGGACACCGTCGAGGCCACCGTGCAGGGGACCGGATTCGCCGCTCCGGACCCGGCGCCGGAGCGGCTGCTCGTCATCGGGGACGCGGCGTCCCTCCCGGCGGTCAACTCCCTGCTGGACGCCTACCCGCAGACCCCGGCGACGGTCTGGTTCGAGACGCAGCACGACTCGGACGCCGGCCTGCCGCTGCGGGAGCACGCGGACCGGCACGACATCCGCCGGGTGGCGCGGGCCGGGACGGCGCTGGCCGACCGGGTCCGGGCGGAGCTGCCGGAGCTGGTCGGGTCCGACCCGGCGGCCGCGTACGTCTGGTTGGCCTGCGACACGGCCACGACCCGCACGCTGACGGCGTACCTGCGCAAGGAACTCGCCCTGCCGAAGCAGCGGGTGAACGCGCTGGGCTACTGGCGCGCGGCCTGAGGACGGCCGCCGCTCGGGGCCGGCGCGACCCGGCCGGCGGGGACTGGCCTGCGTGCCCCGGCCTGGGTGCCCCGGGCCGGCGTCGCGGCCGGCGGCGTCCCGGCTCAGGCTCCGGTGACCCCGTCGATGCCCTCGCGGAGGAAGTCGGCGTGGCCGTTGTGCCGGGCGTACTCGTGGATGAGGTGGAGCATCAGCATGCGCAGCGAGGCCTCCTTCTCCCAGCGCGGCACGTAGGCCGTCACGTCGAGCGAGGCGGCGGCGGCCTCGATGCGGCGTGAGTGGGCCACCTCCGCCTCCCAGGCCGTGAACGCCTCGGCACGATCGGAACCGGAGGCGTCGTAGGCGGCCTGGAAGTCGTGGCTGTCCGACCACAGGTGCGCCAGCTCCTCGCCGTTCAGAACCCGGCGGAACCAGTGCCGCTCGACCTCGGCCATGTGCCGGACCAGGCCCAGCAGCGACAAGGTGGACGGCGGCATCGAGGCGCGGCGCAGCTGTTCGTCGGACAGGCCCTGGCACTTCCAGGCGAGAGTGGCCCGGTGGTAGTCGAGGTAGGCACGGAGGGTCTCGCGCTCGTCTCCGGTGAGGGGCGGGGTGATCCGTTCGATGCTTTCCATGCGGACGATCCTGCCCGCCGCCCCCGAGCCGGGGGAAGCCGTTTCCGGCCACGCTGCCACCCCTTGGACCGGTAGGCCGGCGCCTATCGCCCGGACCAGACGTAAGGAGTGGTCACCCCCAGCACGGCGAAGCCGAGCCGCTCCAGGATCGGGCGGCTGTCCGCCGACGCGTCCACCTGGAGGTAGGGGATGCCGAGCTCCGCCGCCACGCGGGCCCGGTGGGCCACCAGCAGGCGGTAGATGCCGCGCCCGCGCCACCGAGGGTCGGTGCCGCCGCCCCAGAGCCCGGCGAAGGGCGTACCCGGCCGCATCTCCATCCGGGCCGCGCTGACCGGGGTCTCGCCCGCCATCGCCACGACGGCCGCCAGGGAGTCCGGCCGCTCGCGCAGCAGGCTCAGCATCTGTTCCCGGATCTGCGGCCGCTCGGTACCGAAGGCCCGCGCGTGGACGTCCATCATCAGGTCCACGCCCGCCTCGTCGGTCACCACCCGCAGGGTGATGCCCTCGGGGGGAGCCACCGGCAGCCCGGCGAGCTCGGCCGTCCTGCCCACCATCAGCGTCTCGGGGGGCTCCGGTACGAATCCCGCCGCCCGCAGCCGCGCCCCCAGGTCAGCGGGCCGGTCGTGGTCGTAGAGCTTCCACTCGAACTCCGTCGCCCCCAGGCCCGCGAAGTGCGCGACCTGTGCCGCGATCTCGGCGTCCGCCGTCTCCTCGTCGAGGTCCGACCAGAGCACGCCGTTCCAGCCGAGGCCGGGCACCGTCTGGCGGACGACCGCGGCGGTCCGCTCCACCCGGGCCTGCGCCGCGTCCGGCTCGGCACCGCGCCGCATCCGGGCGTCGTACGCGGCCCGCACCTTGAGGAGTTCCTCGTGATCCATGGTCATCGCCCCAGCTGACCAGTGTCCGGCCGGCAGCACAACTGCATTAGCCTCACCCCCGTGAACGACGACTCCACCATCTACACCGGCAAGGCGACCCCCGACGCGGCCGCCGACCGCGGCTGGCTCCTCGGCCACTTCAAGGACCCCTCCGATCCCCGCCACAGCGAAGACGTGGAGATCAAGTGGGGCGTCCACACGAAGGGCGACGCGCGGGAACGCTGGGCCACCGCGGAGAAGCGCACCGCCCTGCTCGTGTTGATCAGCGGCCGCTTCCGGCTGGAGTTCCCCGGGCGCACCGTCGTCCTCTCCGAGCAGGGGGACTACGTGCTCTGGGGGCGGGGCGTCGACCACTCCTGGTACGCGGAGGAGGACGCCGTGGTCCTCACCGTCAGATGGCCCTCGATCCCCGGCTACCGGGTCGACGAACCCGACTCGCGGTGACCCAGGTCCCGCACCTCCCCGCCCCCTGTGACGATGCACACGAAAGGGGCCGACGATCACGAAACGCTGAGATCGTTGAGGTGTAGACCATCATGGCCGGGGCCCCGGGGCGATCCCCCGTGCTCCCGGCCGCCTTCACGAGTTCACGCGTTCTTTGCGACGGGCTGTCTCCCGGTAAAGATCCGACCCCTCAGGGAGCACGTCCGTTGGCAGCGCTCGCACGGTGGTGCATGCGGCACCGACTTCTCACCGTCATGATCTGGCTGCTCGCCCTCGGGGGGACCGCGGCGGCCGCGGTCACCGCCGGAGCGGCGTTCTCCAATGACTACGAGGTCCCCGGCACCGAGTCCGGCAAGGCACACGACCTGCTCCGCGCGGGCTTCCACGGCCAGGGCGGAGATACCGACACCATCGTGTGGCGGGCCCCCGAGCACCAGAGCGTGCGGACCCCCGGCGTCGAGCAGCGCATGACCCGCGCGCTCGACGCCGTCGCGGTGCTCCCCGGCGTCGGATCGGTCGCCGGCCCCTACGGCCCCGGCCCCGACAGCGCCGCCCGGATCAGCGCCGACGGCCGCACCGCCTATGCCGTGGTGACCTTCGACCGCCCGGCCGACGCCGTTCCCAAGGCCCAGGCCAAGGCCGTCGTCGACACGGCGAAGAACCCGGGCACCGAGACCGACGGCCTCCAGGTCGAACTCGGCGGCCGCGCCATCGCCCTGACCGAGGCCCCCACCGCCCACCTCGCCGAGGTCATCGGCGTCGCCGTCGCGGCCCTCGTCCTCTTCCTGGCCTTCGGCTCGCTCGCCGCCAGCCTGCTGCCCATCGCGACCGCCCTGGTCAGCGTGGGCACCGCCTATTTCGGCATCACCCTGCTCGGCCACGCGATGCCCGTCGCCGACTTCGCCCCCATGCTCGGCACGCTCGTCGGCCTCGGCGTCGGCATCGACTACGCGCTGTTCATCGTCACCCGGCACCGCAAGGGCCTGGCCCGCGGACTGCCCGTCGAGGAGGCCGCGGAGAACGCCGTCGCCACCACCGGCCGGGCCGTCGTCTTCGCCGGAGCCACCGTCTGCATCGCGCTGCTCGGCATGCTGGTGCTGCGGCTGAACTTCCTGGACGGCGTCGCGATCGCCGCCTCCGTGACGGTGGTCCTGACGGTCGCCGCCTCGGTCACGCTGCTGCCCGCCCTCCTCTCCTCCATCGGCACACGCGCCCTCTCGCGCCGCGAGCGCCGCAGGCTCGCCGCCGAGGGCCCGCGCCCCGAGCACACCACCGGCTTCGCCGCCCGCTGGTCCGCCTTCGTGGAACGCCACCCGAAGCTGCTGGGCGTCATCGCCACCGCGGTCATGGCGGTGCTGGCCCTGCCCACGCTCTCCCTCCACCTCGGCACCTCCGACCAGGGCAACAACCCGGCCACCTCCACCACCCGCCAGGCCTACGACCTGCTGGCGCAAGGATTCGGGCCCGGCACGAACGGGCCGCTCACCGTCGTCGCCCGCCTCGACGGCGCGGGCGACCGGCTCGCCGTGGACCGGCTGGCGGCAGCGCTCCGCACCACCGAGGGCGTCGCCTCCACCGGCCCGGCGGTCCTCAACCGGAGCGGGGACACCGCCGTCCTCACCGTCGTACCCGACTCCGCCCCCCAGTCCCGGGCCACGAGCGACCTCGTCGACCGGCTCCGCGAGGACGTCATCCCGCGCGCCGCGCACGACAGCTCCATGGAGGTCCACGTCGGCGGCGTGACGGCCGGCTACGACGACTTCGCCGAGGTCATCGTCGGCAAGCTGCCGCTCTTCGTCGCCGTGGTCGTCGCCCTGGGCTGCGTGCTCCTGCTGCTGGCCTTCCGGTCCATCGGCATCCCGGTCAAGGCGGCAGTCATGAACATCGCCGCCGTCGCCTCCTCCTTCGGCGTCGTCGTGGCGATCTTCCAATGGGGCTGGGGCAGCGAACTGCTGGGCCTGGGCAGCGCCGGGCCCATCGAACCCTTCCTCCCCGTGATCATGGTCTCGGTCCTGTTCGGACTGTCGATGGACTACCAGGTCTTCCTCGTCAGCCGGATGTACGAGGAGTGGCTGGAGACCGGCGACAACCGGCGGGCCGTCCGCGTGGGCCTCGCCGAGACCAGCCGGGTCATCAACTCGGCCGCCGTCATCATGATCGCCGTCTTCCTGGCCTTCGTCCTCAGCGGCGACCGGATCATCGCGATGTTCGGGATCGCGCTCGCCGCGGCCGTGGCCCTCGACGCCTTCGTCCTGCGCACCCTGCTCGTCCCGGCCCTGATGCACATGCTCGGCGGCGCCAACTGGTGGCTGCCCGCCTGGCTCGACCGGCGGCTGCCCCGGATCAGCATCGAGCCCCCGGACCGCGGCGCGCATGCGAAACTTCCGGCACAGCGGCCGAGCGAGGACGGCGCGGAGCCGGCTGACCCCGTACTCGTGTCCCGCTGACCAGCCGTAAGGACTCCACGCATGTTCGCGATAGACCTGGCCGAAGACGCCCAGCTGAAGCCGCTGGAGGTGTGGCACGCCGAGGAGTTCCTCGCCCACATGGACCGCGGCCGCGAGTTCATCGGCCGGTTCGTCGGCTTCCCCGACCGCGCCACCGACCTGGACTCGGCGCGCGAACTGCTCCGTACCAACGCCGAGAAGGCCGCGAACGACGGCACCCGCTTCTTCGGCATCTGGGTC is part of the Streptomyces subrutilus genome and encodes:
- a CDS encoding putative bifunctional diguanylate cyclase/phosphodiesterase; translation: MKPTESADPSPEFGGDIPSMRAGRPGVLGARTPRTRPLGPGADETGRRGVLSFAVVGLAVVALGAGVASELSGRHALFPGGAVGWALALLTGVIVGHLVALGRDRWWGGTGSGAALTLGVLLLYGWVPAGLVSLAVVSLVGAARRHRWRQGLLHGSADILGIGAGALVLAAFGDTPSVENPWRPTTWEIDAVPEIILVAVAYLLATRVLLWIALAPRGGGLPTVARTALLRQALVAVALLGIAPLICVVAVTQPVLLPLFAVPLIALDSTLWIARARAEEQLRDPLTGLPNRQWLLERAWSALDEAERLGTRAALVLIDLDRFRAVNDTLGHLAGDRLLLQIADRLRQALPEDAEAARLGGDEFAVLLPVADSTTSAQRIARHLVAELSSPLDLDGLTLVLEASAGLAVFPDHALDAEGLLRRADVAMYQAKRDRTGVEVYESKRDSNTPDRLGLLGDLRRALDAGEVELHYQPKVRFDGQVAGLEALVRWVHPERGRVSPDEFIAIAETSGLMPHLTEYVLETALAQVARWRAQGLKVPVAVNVSPRDVHTPGFAGAVAARLARHGVPASGLQLEITEHVLLEDPQRAADTMAGLTGHGVKMSLDDFGTGYSSLVHLRRLPVSELKIDRSFVGRLAVDAQDAEIVRCTVDLAHSLGLLVVAEGVEDDETWERLRDLGCDAVQGWLVAAAMPPQEATAWLLARGERGWRRPADISAELAAAEADAL
- the gatC gene encoding Asp-tRNA(Asn)/Glu-tRNA(Gln) amidotransferase subunit GatC; the encoded protein is MPGITREEVVHLARLARLELSSNELDHFAGQLGDIIGAVARVSEVADQDVPPTSHPLPLTNVMRADEVRPSLTPEQALSGAPAQEQQRFKVPQILGED
- the gatA gene encoding Asp-tRNA(Asn)/Glu-tRNA(Gln) amidotransferase subunit GatA, whose amino-acid sequence is MVDIIKLTAAQTAEKIASGELTAVEVTEAHLARIDATDEKVHAFLYVDREGALAQARAVDAKRAAGEKLGPLAGVPLALKDIFTTVGVPTTVGSKILEGWIPPYDATLTRKLKEADVVILGKTNMDEFAMGSSTENSAYGPTGNPWDLTRIPGGSGGGSAAALAAYQAPLAIGTDTGGSIRQPAAVTGTVGVKPTYGGVSRYGMVAFSSSLDQGGPCARTVLDAALLHEVIAGHDPLDSTSIDAPVPPVVEAARGGSVAGMRVGVVKQFAGEGYQAGVVQRFNESVELLKELGAEIVELDCPSFDLAMAAYYLIAPSECSSNLARFDAMRYGLRVGDDGTRSAEDVTALTREAGFGDEVKRRVILGTYALSSGYYDAYYGSAQKVRTLITKDFEKSFEQVDVIVSPTTPTTAFPIGERTDDPLAMYLADLCTIPTNLAGNAAMSLPCGLAPEDGLPVGLQIIAPAMKDDRLYKVGAAVEAAFVARWGHPLLEEAPSL
- the gatB gene encoding Asp-tRNA(Asn)/Glu-tRNA(Gln) amidotransferase subunit GatB — encoded protein: MSYEDALASYDPVMGLEVHVELGTRTKMFCGCSTELGAEPNSQTCPTCLGLPGSLPVVNAIGVESAIKIGLALNCEIAEWCRFARKNYFYPDMPKNFQTSQYDEPIAFNGYLDVQLEDGEIFRVEIERAHMEEDTGKSLHVGGATGRIHGASHSLLDYNRAGIPLIEIVTKPIEGAGVRAPEVAKAYVAELREVIKALGVSEARMDKGQMRCDVNLSLRPTPESEFGTRSETKNVNSLRSVERAARFEIQRHAAVLSGGGSIVQETRHFHEEDGSTTAGRIKDNAEDYRYFPEPDLVPVAPARTWVEELRAGLPEMPRVRRNRLREEWGVSEHDMQSILNAGAVDSIVATIEAGADSAAARKWWMGELARNANEQGVVVDELPITPAQVARVAALVAAGELNDKLARQVLEGVLAGEGTPDEVVEKRGLKVVSDEGALGAAVDEAIAGNAAIADKIRGGKIAAVGALVGAVMKTTRGQADAARVKELILERLGVCE
- a CDS encoding GNAT family N-acetyltransferase; its protein translation is MTSTRQPVYSQLVEGFGTVTVTPVDPAADSALIHSWVTQERARFWGMGEASRELVQEIYEDVDRRTTHHAFMVSRDGEQVALFQTYDCAEDRVSECYEVQPGDVGVHLLIGPGKGAAVHGFTTALLEVFLGFLFSVCKARRVIAEPDARNEKAIAVLERNGFAPGVEIELPEIDLPEVYLPAKKALLAVYDPRAASASV